GGCCGCCCCGCGCACGACGCAAGGGCCGGTACTCCCCCGCTCGGGGGTGGAGTACCGGCCCTTCGTCGTGCCCCGGTTCAGCCGACCGAGGCCGCCAGCTTGAAGCGGGCGTCGCGCTGCTGCTCGTAGAGGGCGAGCGTCTCCGCGTTCTCCTCGACGAGCCGCTGCTGATAGGCCTTCTCGACGGCGTACCAGATCCCCACGAGGTTCACCTCTCGCTTGCAGGTGACGTCGGCCTTGGCCGCGGAAACGGCCTTGGCGCCTCCCAAGTCGCTCTGGAGACCCAGCTTCTCGACCACCTCGTACGGGGTTTTGATCCCGGTGTAGCCGGACTTGTCCATGCAGGCGGACCACCTGCGCAGGACGTCGACGACCCGCGAGTCCCCCTTGGAGCGGTCGTGCGCCTCGCCCGCCAGGCCGAAGGCGAAGAGGAGGTCCACGCTGTCCTTCGCCGGCGCGTACAGCCTGCGGTACCCCTCCCGCCCGCAGCCCCCGGCGGGCACCTTGCGGCCACCGACCTCGATGCCGCTGTCCACGCGGGCGGCGTCCTCCTCGTTGAGCGCGTCGGGGGCGGGCGGTGCGCCCTGCCCGCCGCCGCCCGGCGTTTCACCGTGCAGGACGGTGTACGCGCTGTCGCTCAGCTTCGGGGAGGGCGGCTTGGCCGGCTTCCCCTCGCCCGCGGTCTTGTCGTACCCGTGGGCCGCCGCCTTCGCCGGATCGGCCAGGCCGAACAGATAGGCGTGCCGGTCCTCCGCCGCCGCGGCCGGGGCGTGCTCGACCGCCGTCACCCCCTCGTACGTGAACCCGTACCGGGCCATGCACCGGGCGACGAGGCCCTCCTGCACCCGGCCCATCCGCAGGGCGTCCGCCTCGGTGTCCATGTAGGCGTCCATGGGCAGGGAGAGGGAGGCGGTGGCCGGGTTCACGGCGATGGCGCCCAGCTCCGGCTCCCCGCCCCCGCTCCCGGCCCCGGCGTCCGAACAGCCCGCCAGGAGGACCGCCGCCAGGAGCGCCCCCGGGACGGGAACCCGGCGCCGGCGGGCGGTACGCGATGCGGACAACTCCCCCACGCCCGGCTCAGGCGTGGAGGGTGTAGGTGGACGAGCTGATCGTGTTCTTGAAGGTGGACGAGGCGTTGCCCTGGTAGTTCGACGGGATTTCGCCGACATTGCCGTCCATGTTGGCGTCGGTCGCCACCTTCCACGCGTAGACGTCCCGGTTCTTGTAGGACTCGGTGTTGTCGTTCACCAGCGAGGTGCCGCCCGTGCAACCGCTCTTGAAGTAGTTGTCGTTGAAGTTGAGGTCCTCGCCGTATAGGTCGAAGACACAACCGGACTGGTACTGGTTGTAGAAAAGGCCGAACTCGTCGACTTCGAGAATTCCGTCCTTGCCGTACGCCGCCGACGGGCCCGCCGCGGCCAGCAGGATCGCAGCGGTCGAAACAGCGGCGATGCAGCCCGTCGCCAGATTCCGGAATGCCTTGTCCATCATGTGCTCCTCGTCCTCGGGATGGAACCGTTCCGTTCCGGCGGGGAGTCAACAGGCCGATCGCCCCCCGGCAAAGCCCCTTCTCACCTGATGGACAATCACTTTCGGTTTCCCACAAGTAACTTGTGGTGGACGATCACCTCTCCTTACTATCTGCCGACGCGCTCCCCGCCGCCCTTTTCGCACCGGGAGCGCGGCCCCACTTCTACGGCCTCGAGGAATCGCCGTCGTGCACGCACGCCATTTCGCCCCACTGCTCGCTCTGTGCATATCCCTCACGGCTTGCGGAGGTGAAAAGGAGCCCGAGGCAAGCGACAGCCCGCCGCCCACACAGCAGGAAATCGCCTACCACGACTGTCTGAAAAAGCACGGCGTGAACATCGTCTACCGGGGCAACGGAATGCCTTACGTGGACAAGACGAAACCCTGGAACGAAGAAGCGCACACCGCGTGCGCTTCCCTGTATCCGCCACCGCGCACTCCCGCCCCGGCCGACCCCGATCAGCTCGCGGCCGCGCAGGAGGAAGCCGCGTGCCTGCGGGCCTCGGGCGTCTCCTGGTATCCGGACCCGGACCCGGTCACGGCCGAGACCGACCAGCGCAAGGGCGGTACCCCGGAGCAGTGGTCCACGCTCAAGACCGACCACGCCGACGCCCTGCGCAAGTGCCGGCCGGCGAGATGAGCGAACCGGACCACCCCGTGGAGACGGTGCGGGGCCCGGTGACCGCGGCCGGGGGCCCCGGCGGGCTCGCCCGGGGCCGGAGGGTCGTCCTCGGGGTCGTCGGCGGCGCCGCGCTGATGGCGGTCGGCGGTCTGCTGGCCGCGGCACTGGTGAAGTCGCCGGCCCAGGTCGCGGCGGAGACCGGACCGCCGGCACAGGGAGCACTGACCGCGGAGGTCGAGCGGCGGGTCCTCGCCGAGACCGTGGTGATGCGCGGAACCGTGGTCGCCGGGCAGAGCGTCACCGTGTCCCCCCAGGGAGTGCGGACCGGTGAGGGCGCGGGGGCCGCGGTGGTGACCAAGCTGCCGCTCGGGCCCGGGGATCCGGTGCGGGCCGGGCAGCTGCTCGCCGAAGTGTCGGGCAGGCCGGTGTTCGCGCTGCACGGCGGCCTGCCGATGTACCGGGACCTCAAGCCGGGTGCCACCGGCGACGACGTGGCCCAGCTCCAGCGGGCGCTGCGCGAGCTCGGGCACGGTACCGGCGGGGACGCCGAGGGGGTGTTCGGACCCGGTACGAAAGTGGCCCTCGCCGCGCGGTACCGGGCCGTCGGGTACGACCCGCTGCCCGCCGTCGCGGACGGCGGCTCGGCGCTCAAGGCCGCCCGGGACGCGGTGCGGTCGGCGCAGTGGGCCGTGGAGGACGCGGGCGCCGCCGGCGGGACCGTGCGGAGCACCGGGAAACCGGCGCCGGGCGCAGCGCCGGGCGCGACGGCGACCCCCGGCTCGGGCTCCGGCCCGGGCTCCGGGCGGGAGCTCGCCCGCGCCCGGGAGGCCCTCGCCGAGGCACGGACCGTGCTGGCCGCCGCCGAGGCCGCGGACGGGCCGATGCTGCCGGCCGCCGAGGCCGTGTTCCTCGGCGCCTTCCCCGCCCGGGTGAGCGCGGTCGGCGGATCGGTCGGCGCGGCCGTGTCCGGGTCGGTACTGACCCTCTCCGCGGGGGAACTCGTCGTCGAGGCCTACCTCAAGGAGGACAAGAAGCAGCTGCTGCGCGCCGGCATGACCGTGGTGATCTCCTCCGAGCTCGCGGGCAGCGACGCCCGGGGCACGGTGGCCTCGGTCGCCGCCGAGCGCTCCGGTGCGCAGGCGGCCGGACGGCCGCAGCAGGACCGGGCACAGGGGCAACGCCAGGGGGAGGGCGAGGGCCAGGGCCCCAAAGGCGCCCCGGGCAGCGGCGGTGGCGGCGGCGTCGGTGATCCCGGCTACCGCATGGTCGTGCGCGCCGACCAGCCGCTGCCGGCGGCCTTCGCCGGGCAGGACGTACGGCTGACCGTCGAGTCCGCCGCCACCGACGGCGCCGCCCTCGTGGTCCCGGTCACGGCGGTCTCCGCCGGTGCGGACGGGCGTACGGTGGTCACCGCCCAGGGTGCCGACGGCGCGCAGCACCGCATCGAGGTCCGCATCGGCACCACCGGGGACGGCTACGTGGCCGTGGCCCCCGTCCGGCCGGGCGCCCTGACGGCCGGGACCCGCGTCATCGTCGGCGCCGCTCCCGGGGCGGCGCCCCGATGAGACTGCGCCTGCCCCCCGGCATCACCGCCCGCACCCGCACCCGGCCCGTCCCCGGCACCCCCGTCCCGGCCGGCACGCCGGCTCACACCCCGGCCGACACCCGGTTCCCCGCCCCGGCCTCCGGCGGCGCGGCGGAGCGGGTGGCCCCGCAGGCGGCCGCGCCCGTCATCGAGTTCCGCGGTGTGGGGCTCACCTATCCCGGCCCGCCTCCCGTCAAGGCACTGCACCCCTTCGACCTGGCCATGGGACGCGGTGAGTTCATCACCGTCGTCGGGCCCTCCGGTTCGGGGAAGTCCACCTTCCTCAACGTCGCCGGGCTGCTCGACTCCCCGACCTGCGGCCGGCACCTCCTCGACGGGATCGACACCGCCGCGCTGCCCGACCGGGAGCGCACCGCCCTGCGCGGGCGCCGCATCGGCTTCGTCTTCCAGTCCTTCCACCTCCTGCCCCACCGCTCGGCCCTGGAGAACGTCACCCTCGCCATGCTCTACACCGAAGTCCCGCGCGCGCAGCGTCTCGTACGGGCCCGCGAGGCCCTGGAACAGGTCGGGCTCGGCCATCGGGCGGACGCCGTTCCCGGCCGGCTCTCCGGCGGTGAGCGCCAGCGCGTCGCCATCGCCCGTGCGCTCGTCGGACGCCCGTCCCTGCTGCTGTGCGACGAACCGACCGGCAACCTGGACTCCGCCAACGCCGCCTCCGTCCTCGCCCTGCTGGACGAACTGCACGGCCGCGGCATGACCGTTCTCCTGATCACCCACGACCCCGCGGTCGCCGCCCGCGGCCGCCGGACCGTCACCATCCGCGACGGGCGGCTCCGCGGGTGAGCGCCGTCCGCCCCACCCGGCTGTCCCCGCGCGACACCGTCTCCGAGGCGGTCGCGGGGATGCTGCGCCGCCCCGGCCGCGCCGTGCTCACCGCGCTCGGCACCGTCCTCGGCGTCGGCAGCTTCGTCGCCGTACTGGGCCTGACCGCCACCCTCTCCTCGCAGATCGACGGCCGGTTCAACGTCCTGACCGCCACCGAGGTGACCCTCGAGGACGTCGCCGCCCAGCACGACCCGTTCGCCGGCCCGGCCTTCCCCGCCGACGCCGAACAGCGGCTGCGCCAGGTCGCCGGCATCGCCCACGCCGGGGTGCTCTGGCCGGTACGGCTCGACCCCGGCACCCCGGTCTCCGCGCTCCCGCCGACCGCCGGCGCCGGCGCGGCGGGCACCGCGGGCGCCACCTCCGTCGTCGCCGCCTCCCCCGGGGCCGTCGCCGCCCTGGCCCCGACGCTGCGCCAGGGCCGGCTCTACGACGAGTACGCCGAACGCGGCCACCTGCGCGTCGCGCTCATCGGCGGCGGCGTGGCCGACCGCCTCGGCATCACCACCCTGGCGACCCGGCCCGTGGTCCACGTCGGGGAGGAACCGTTCGTGGTCGCCGGCATCATCGGCGACGTCGAACGCCGGCCCGAGTACCTGCTGTCGGTACTGGTCCCCCGGTCCACCGCCGAGGAACTGTGGGGGCCGCCGGGGCCGTCCGGCGCGCGGGCGCTGATCGCCACCGAGCTCGGCGCCGCCCGGCAGGTCGCCGGCCTCGCCCCGCTCGCGCTGCGCCCCGACCACCCCGAGTACCTGAAAGCCCTGCCGCCTCCCGACCCCCGGCTGCTGCGCTCGGGGGTGACGTCCGACCTCAGCGCCCTGTTCCTGCTGCTGGCCGGGATCTGCCTGGTCATCGGCGCGGTGGGGATCGCCAACACGACGCTCGTCGCCGTCCTGGAACGGACCGGGGAGATCGGGCTGCGGCGTGCGCTGGGGGCCCGCGGGCGGCACGTGGCGGCCCAGTTCCTGGCCGAATCCGCCGCTTTGGGGGCACTCGGCGGCCTGGTGGGGACCTCCGTCGGCGAGCTGACGGTGGTCGCGGTGTCCCTCGTACGGGACTGGACGCCGGTGATCCACCCGTTGACGGTGGCCGCGGCTCCGCTCGCCGGGCTCGTCACCGGATTGCTGGCCGGGGTCCATCCCGCCTGGCGGGCTGCCCGTGTGGAACCGGCCGAAGCCCTGCGAAGATAGCGGAGGCGCAGTGCCCGCCCGCCCCGATTTCACCTGAGGAGGTGGTGGCCGTGTGGAGCAAGAACGCCTCCGAAGACGCCGGTTCCGACGCGCACACAGCGGACTCCGCGAACGCCACCGGTAACCCCACCAGTGACCCCACCGCCGTGCCGGCCGCCGTCGGCCTCTTCCTGCTCGCCGTCGGCGGCTGGCTCCTCAACACCGCCCGCCCCTGGCACAAACCGGGACATCCCCTCACCCTGGGCCTCGGTTGGGCAGCCAGCCTGACGATGCTCCTGTACGGCCTGCTCCTGCTGGTCCGCTCCGTACGCACCGTCCACGGCCACGGCGCCGAAGACGCGTAGGCCCGAGCCCGCCCGAGCCGACCCGCGCGCCCCGACCCGCGCACCCCGACCCGCGGGCGCCGGGGCCGCCCCGGTCAGACCTTCGGGGCCGCCTTGGTTCCGCCGAGCCAACCATCGGACGGGAAATTTCCTACCGCCGGTGGTGCGTTTTGGGTATGAGCCGTGCGCGCATCGAGGTCGCCCAGCAGCGGCCAACGCGTGGCGCTGTCCGCACTGACACCTCTGGAGGTGCGCCGAACAGGGGAAGCCGCCAAGCGACTCCGGTTCCTGCGTCCCGGTTCGACGTGAAGCCGGTCAACGACGCGGTGGCGGACGCCGCAGCGAAGCTGCTGGACACCTCGGGCCTTGACGGACACGAATGCCTCGTGGACGCCCTCGTGGTCGCCACGGCCGCACTCTGCACTCCCCCGGTACTGCTCGCCACTTCTGACAAGTCGCACATCCCAGCGCTGTGCAAGGCCGCCGAGGAGCTTCCCGGCTCGCCGAAGGTGAAGATCGTCAACCTGTGACGGCCGAACACCACGAGCCGGGCCGCTCGACCGTTCAAGGAGCGGCCCGGCATTGAACCATCAGGCTCGGGGTGCCACCTTGGAGAGACCGTTGATGATGCGGTCCATCGCGTCGCCGCCCGTCGGGTCGGTGAGGTTGGCCAGCATCTTGAGGGTGAACCGCATCAGGACCGGGTGGCTCAGGCCGCGCTGGGTGGCGACCTTCATCACCTTCGGGTTGCCGATCAGCTTCACGAACGCGCGGCCCAGCGTGTAGTAGCCGCCGTACGTCTCCTTGAGCACCTTCGGGTAGCCGTGCAGGGCGAGTTCGCGCTGCGCGGGGGTGGCGCGGGCGTGGGCCTGGACGATGACGTCCGCCGCGATCTGCCCCGACTCCATCGCATAGGCGATGCCCTCGCCGTTGAACGGGTTGACGAGCCCGCCGGCGTCACCGACCAGCAGCAGGCCCTTGGTGTAGTGCGGCTGCCGGTTGAAGGCCATCGGCAGGGCCGCGCCGCGGATCGGCTGCGTCATGTTCTCGGGGGTGTAGCCCCAGTCCTCGGGCATGGACGCGCACCAGGCCTTGAGGACCTCGCGCCAGTCCAGCTCCTTGAACGCGGAGGAGGAGTTGAGGATGCCGAGGCCGACGTTCGACGTACCGTCGCCCATGCCGAAGATCCAGCCGTAGCCGGGCAGCAGCCGGTCCTGCGGGCCGCGCCGGTCCCACAGCTCCAGCCAGGACTCCAGGTAGTCGTCGTCGTGCCGCGGCGAGGTGAAGTACGTACGCACCGCCACGCCCATCGGGCGGTCCTCGCGCCGGTGCAGGCCCATCGCCAGGGAGAGGCGGGAGCTGTTGCCGTCGGCGGCGACGACCAGCGGCGCCTTGAAGGTGACCGGGGTCTTCTCCTCGCCCAGCTTCGCCTGCACGCCCGTGATGTGTCCCGTGCGGGGGTCCCGGACGGGCTCGCCGACGTTGCAGCGCTCGTACAGCCGCGCCCCGGCCTTCTGCGCCTGACGGGCCAGGGTCTCGTCGAAGTCGTCGCGCTTGCGGACGAGTCCGTAGTCCGGGTAGGAGGCGAGTTCCGGCCAGTCCAGCTGGAGCCGCTGCCCGCCGCCGATGATCCGCAGGCCCTTGTTGCGCAGCCAGCCGGCCTCTTCGGAGATGTCGATGC
This Streptomyces sp. NBC_00539 DNA region includes the following protein-coding sequences:
- a CDS encoding peptidoglycan-binding protein, which codes for MSEPDHPVETVRGPVTAAGGPGGLARGRRVVLGVVGGAALMAVGGLLAAALVKSPAQVAAETGPPAQGALTAEVERRVLAETVVMRGTVVAGQSVTVSPQGVRTGEGAGAAVVTKLPLGPGDPVRAGQLLAEVSGRPVFALHGGLPMYRDLKPGATGDDVAQLQRALRELGHGTGGDAEGVFGPGTKVALAARYRAVGYDPLPAVADGGSALKAARDAVRSAQWAVEDAGAAGGTVRSTGKPAPGAAPGATATPGSGSGPGSGRELARAREALAEARTVLAAAEAADGPMLPAAEAVFLGAFPARVSAVGGSVGAAVSGSVLTLSAGELVVEAYLKEDKKQLLRAGMTVVISSELAGSDARGTVASVAAERSGAQAAGRPQQDRAQGQRQGEGEGQGPKGAPGSGGGGGVGDPGYRMVVRADQPLPAAFAGQDVRLTVESAATDGAALVVPVTAVSAGADGRTVVTAQGADGAQHRIEVRIGTTGDGYVAVAPVRPGALTAGTRVIVGAAPGAAPR
- a CDS encoding ABC transporter ATP-binding protein; translation: MRLRLPPGITARTRTRPVPGTPVPAGTPAHTPADTRFPAPASGGAAERVAPQAAAPVIEFRGVGLTYPGPPPVKALHPFDLAMGRGEFITVVGPSGSGKSTFLNVAGLLDSPTCGRHLLDGIDTAALPDRERTALRGRRIGFVFQSFHLLPHRSALENVTLAMLYTEVPRAQRLVRAREALEQVGLGHRADAVPGRLSGGERQRVAIARALVGRPSLLLCDEPTGNLDSANAASVLALLDELHGRGMTVLLITHDPAVAARGRRTVTIRDGRLRG
- a CDS encoding ABC transporter permease, producing the protein MSAVRPTRLSPRDTVSEAVAGMLRRPGRAVLTALGTVLGVGSFVAVLGLTATLSSQIDGRFNVLTATEVTLEDVAAQHDPFAGPAFPADAEQRLRQVAGIAHAGVLWPVRLDPGTPVSALPPTAGAGAAGTAGATSVVAASPGAVAALAPTLRQGRLYDEYAERGHLRVALIGGGVADRLGITTLATRPVVHVGEEPFVVAGIIGDVERRPEYLLSVLVPRSTAEELWGPPGPSGARALIATELGAARQVAGLAPLALRPDHPEYLKALPPPDPRLLRSGVTSDLSALFLLLAGICLVIGAVGIANTTLVAVLERTGEIGLRRALGARGRHVAAQFLAESAALGALGGLVGTSVGELTVVAVSLVRDWTPVIHPLTVAAAPLAGLVTGLLAGVHPAWRAARVEPAEALRR
- a CDS encoding geranylgeranyl reductase family protein; amino-acid sequence: MTEPLSEHSADVIVVGAGPAGSTTAYYLAKAGLDVLLLEKTAFPREKVCGDGLTPRATKQLVSMGIDISEEAGWLRNKGLRIIGGGQRLQLDWPELASYPDYGLVRKRDDFDETLARQAQKAGARLYERCNVGEPVRDPRTGHITGVQAKLGEEKTPVTFKAPLVVAADGNSSRLSLAMGLHRREDRPMGVAVRTYFTSPRHDDDYLESWLELWDRRGPQDRLLPGYGWIFGMGDGTSNVGLGILNSSSAFKELDWREVLKAWCASMPEDWGYTPENMTQPIRGAALPMAFNRQPHYTKGLLLVGDAGGLVNPFNGEGIAYAMESGQIAADVIVQAHARATPAQRELALHGYPKVLKETYGGYYTLGRAFVKLIGNPKVMKVATQRGLSHPVLMRFTLKMLANLTDPTGGDAMDRIINGLSKVAPRA